From one Halosimplex rubrum genomic stretch:
- a CDS encoding thiol-disulfide oxidoreductase DCC family protein encodes MAEDIPREKPILLFDGVCNLCNGSIQFVIDHDPEGVFRFAPLQSDAGERLLDDVGFEDYDFDTFVLVDGDDYYTKSEAALRVARELEFPWSLAGALRIVPRPLRDVVYDTVASHRYAVFGKKAQCMIPSPEIRERFVEMSAERAEADD; translated from the coding sequence ATGGCCGAGGACATTCCGCGCGAGAAGCCGATCCTGCTGTTCGACGGCGTCTGCAACCTCTGTAACGGGTCGATCCAGTTCGTCATCGACCACGACCCCGAGGGCGTCTTCCGGTTCGCGCCGCTGCAATCGGACGCCGGCGAGCGGTTGCTGGACGACGTGGGCTTCGAGGACTACGACTTCGACACGTTCGTCCTCGTCGACGGCGACGACTACTACACGAAATCCGAGGCCGCGCTGCGGGTCGCGCGTGAGCTGGAGTTCCCCTGGTCGCTCGCGGGCGCGTTGCGCATCGTGCCGCGGCCGCTCCGGGACGTCGTCTACGATACGGTTGCGAGTCACCGTTACGCCGTGTTCGGCAAGAAGGCCCAGTGCATGATCCCCTCGCCGGAGATCCGCGAGCGGTTCGTCGAGATGAGCGCCGAGCGCGCCGAAGCCGACGACTGA
- a CDS encoding lysylphosphatidylglycerol synthase domain-containing protein, with amino-acid sequence MSSAIHRSERSLGRAARRALAVIATLAAVAGAVAVVGPGAIRAALAGADAGTVALVAGVAVAVLLARGLALRVLLGILGHDAPLTRVLGAYVATTVVSTVVPGGQAGGAPVNGLLVARSSAADYEDGVAAVVAVSALTNVLVGAFGVVGVVALLATADAGHVAGLASAGVALVALAAAGAVGLWRVRDRATERGVSLAARLAAALRIVPRFTPPDRAAIAERVGRFRTALARLRGGSPRQLATLVGLLAVAHALTIAALWLSFRAVGESVSVGVLLAVIPAAVAAAVVPAPGASGVDAALVGLLAAGTTAVAPVAGAAVLVYRVATSGPTLVAGTSAVAVMASLGWFRDAD; translated from the coding sequence GTGAGTTCCGCGATCCACCGCTCGGAGCGCTCGCTCGGGCGCGCCGCGCGCAGGGCCTTGGCGGTGATCGCGACGCTGGCGGCCGTCGCCGGAGCGGTCGCGGTCGTCGGTCCCGGGGCGATACGGGCGGCGCTGGCCGGCGCGGACGCCGGGACGGTCGCGCTGGTCGCCGGCGTCGCGGTCGCGGTGCTACTCGCGCGCGGGCTCGCGCTCCGCGTCCTACTGGGTATTCTCGGCCACGACGCCCCGCTGACTCGCGTCCTCGGCGCGTACGTCGCGACGACGGTCGTCAGCACGGTCGTCCCCGGCGGGCAGGCGGGCGGTGCGCCGGTCAACGGCCTGCTCGTCGCGCGCTCCTCGGCGGCCGACTACGAGGACGGCGTCGCCGCGGTCGTCGCCGTCAGCGCCCTCACCAACGTCCTCGTCGGGGCGTTCGGCGTCGTCGGCGTCGTCGCGCTGCTCGCGACCGCGGACGCCGGTCACGTGGCCGGGCTCGCGTCCGCCGGCGTCGCCCTCGTGGCCCTGGCCGCGGCGGGCGCGGTCGGCCTCTGGCGGGTCCGCGACCGCGCGACCGAGCGGGGCGTCTCGCTGGCCGCCCGGCTCGCCGCCGCGCTCCGGATCGTCCCCCGCTTCACCCCGCCGGACCGGGCGGCCATCGCCGAACGGGTCGGCCGGTTTCGGACCGCACTGGCGCGCCTGCGCGGCGGGTCGCCCCGGCAACTCGCGACGCTCGTCGGCCTGCTCGCCGTCGCCCACGCGCTGACGATCGCCGCGCTGTGGCTCTCCTTCCGAGCGGTCGGCGAATCGGTCTCGGTCGGCGTCCTGCTGGCCGTGATCCCGGCGGCCGTCGCGGCGGCGGTCGTCCCCGCGCCGGGCGCCAGCGGCGTCGACGCGGCGCTCGTCGGTCTGCTCGCCGCCGGCACGACCGCCGTCGCTCCGGTCGCCGGCGCCGCCGTCCTCGTCTACCGCGTCGCCACGTCCGGTCCGACCCTGGTCGCCGGAACGAGCGCGGTCGCGGTGATGGCGTCGCTCGGCTGGTTCCGAGACGCCGACTGA
- a CDS encoding DUF211 domain-containing protein, with the protein MAPVRRLVVDVLKPHDPPLLAFTEHLSELDSVEGASTSLVELDQEVQNVKITLEGEDLDFDAVEAAVEDLSGTVHSVDEVACGDYVVEHRLTPQDG; encoded by the coding sequence ATGGCACCCGTTCGCCGACTCGTCGTCGACGTGTTGAAACCGCACGACCCGCCGCTGCTCGCCTTTACCGAGCACCTGAGCGAGCTCGACTCCGTCGAGGGCGCGAGCACGTCGCTGGTCGAACTCGACCAGGAGGTCCAGAACGTGAAGATCACGCTCGAGGGCGAGGACCTGGACTTCGATGCCGTCGAGGCGGCCGTCGAGGACCTCAGCGGGACGGTCCACTCCGTCGACGAGGTGGCCTGTGGCGACTACGTCGTCGAGCACCGGCTCACGCCCCAGGACGGCTGA
- a CDS encoding VIT1/CCC1 transporter family protein — translation MSVLDRARRLLGKEDVLSIARRYFVSNGFDGTLTAIGVVVGAVLSGVPDGATVIKIGAGAAVGLGTSAVWSVWEIERAETRAEIRRVERAMLTDLDDTRIQREQSGARVVHAAASGLGPLIGIVVPLIPFFFEGTVFSMVEAALASVALGVGVLGAFGAYMGSISGQRWYVAAARMGLAGLVVAVINVFLPG, via the coding sequence GTGTCCGTCCTCGACCGCGCCCGCCGCCTGCTCGGCAAGGAAGACGTCCTCTCGATCGCCCGGCGGTACTTCGTCTCGAACGGCTTCGACGGGACGCTCACGGCGATCGGCGTCGTCGTCGGTGCGGTCCTCTCGGGCGTCCCCGACGGCGCGACGGTGATCAAGATCGGCGCCGGCGCGGCCGTCGGGCTGGGTACCTCGGCGGTCTGGAGCGTCTGGGAGATCGAGCGCGCCGAGACCCGCGCGGAGATCCGCCGCGTCGAGCGGGCGATGCTCACCGACCTCGACGACACGCGCATCCAGCGCGAGCAGAGCGGCGCCCGCGTCGTCCACGCGGCCGCCAGCGGCCTCGGCCCGCTCATCGGGATCGTCGTCCCCCTGATCCCCTTCTTCTTCGAGGGGACCGTCTTCTCGATGGTCGAGGCCGCGCTGGCTTCGGTCGCGCTGGGCGTCGGCGTCCTCGGCGCCTTCGGCGCGTACATGGGGTCGATCTCCGGCCAGCGCTGGTACGTCGCCGCCGCCCGGATGGGGCTGGCGGGCCTGGTCGTCGCCGTCATCAACGTCTTCCTGCCGGGGTGA
- a CDS encoding pyridoxamine 5'-phosphate oxidase family protein codes for MTDAEEVEMDAAAVDQFLGSGGTGVLSLSTEGDEPPDAVPVSYGYDAERRVFHFRVSLGHEDDPGDLSGRAVTFVAYGDGDGRWRSVVARGRLQNVDEEGIATETLAEMERVDIPLVDVFEEPLRMVSFDFFRLDPDEFTGRRESPVND; via the coding sequence ATGACCGACGCAGAGGAGGTCGAGATGGATGCGGCGGCGGTCGACCAGTTCCTGGGGAGCGGGGGGACGGGAGTGCTCTCGCTGTCGACGGAGGGGGACGAACCGCCGGACGCCGTCCCGGTGTCGTACGGCTACGACGCGGAACGTCGCGTGTTTCACTTCCGGGTTTCGCTCGGTCACGAGGACGACCCCGGGGACCTGTCGGGCAGAGCGGTGACGTTCGTCGCGTACGGCGACGGGGACGGGCGCTGGCGGAGCGTGGTCGCCCGCGGGCGGCTCCAGAACGTCGACGAAGAGGGGATCGCGACGGAGACGCTCGCCGAGATGGAGCGGGTCGACATCCCGCTGGTCGACGTGTTCGAGGAGCCGCTGCGGATGGTGTCGTTCGACTTCTTCCGGCTCGACCCCGACGAGTTCACCGGCCGCCGGGAGTCGCCAGTCAACGATTGA
- a CDS encoding cation-translocating P-type ATPase, producing MTEPQHSRSIDEALADAEVDESGLSAAEAAERRDEHGPNEIARGAARSPVDIFLAQFDSWLIWVLLAAAALSVWAGHAVDAVLIAVIVVANGVFGFVQDYRAEQSLESLRELTAPSAVVRRDGETDEVEATELVPGDVVELSGGDVVPADGRLVEATGLEVDEAALTGESLPVSKSVEPVAADAPLAERSSMGYKSTAVTRGRGAFVVTATGEDTEVGAIARQLADTEETETPLQAELDDLGRTLGLGVVGLAALVVPLLWLRGVEPLQTALTAISLAVAAVPEGLPAVVTLTLALGVRRMADENALVRRLPAVEALGAVDVVCTDKTGTLTEGRMAVSRLWVDDGVVDFDAVAAAEGEGTAAANGGATAATDPVESGAATERDRVDLLLRAGALCNDATAEEGDPTERALVAAAEDRGFDVAALREGHPRTDEIPFSSERKWMGTVHGDRAYVKGAPEVVVEKCSRVLTDDGPDELDEAGAERVRERTRAFADDALRVLAVAYTEDGRGFDADGEGGLDGADDLDDLVFVGLIGMLDPPREEVADAVARTRRAGIDVKMITGDNVRTAAAIGAELGLGGDVVDGREIEGLSDDELRERVGEVDVFARASPEHKVRVLRALQANGRTVAMTGDGVNDAPALKNADVGVAMGVRGTDVAKQASDVVLLDDNYATIARAVQRGRAIFDNIWKFVAYLLSANVAEVAIVFLASLGGYLVLPAVQLLWINLLTDGLPALALGADPESGDVMERPPREPDRGIVDRPMLGLVGGTGAVTTAVMLGLLALLLDGAGEVDAYVRTMIFTAFVVLEFGKLFVVRWLRETPTLSNRWLFAAVAGSLALQLAVLYSPLAAYFDTVALGVGDWGTIAGVFAVTLPAYLLVAVGVRRLRDPNGTADAAPETGPGGA from the coding sequence GTGACAGAGCCCCAGCACAGCCGGTCGATCGACGAGGCGCTCGCCGACGCGGAGGTCGACGAGTCGGGGCTCTCGGCGGCCGAAGCGGCCGAACGGCGCGACGAACACGGCCCGAACGAGATCGCCCGCGGTGCGGCCCGCTCGCCGGTCGACATCTTCCTCGCGCAGTTCGACAGCTGGCTCATCTGGGTGTTGCTCGCCGCCGCGGCGCTGTCGGTGTGGGCCGGCCACGCCGTCGACGCCGTCCTCATCGCGGTCATCGTCGTCGCCAACGGCGTCTTCGGGTTCGTCCAGGACTACCGCGCCGAGCAGAGCCTCGAATCGCTGCGGGAACTCACCGCGCCCAGCGCCGTCGTCCGCCGCGACGGCGAGACCGACGAGGTCGAGGCGACCGAGCTGGTCCCGGGCGACGTGGTCGAACTGTCGGGCGGCGACGTGGTACCGGCGGACGGCCGGCTGGTCGAGGCGACGGGGCTGGAGGTCGACGAGGCGGCGCTGACCGGCGAGAGCCTCCCGGTCTCGAAGTCGGTCGAGCCGGTCGCCGCCGACGCGCCGCTGGCCGAGCGGTCGTCGATGGGCTACAAGTCCACGGCGGTCACCCGCGGCCGGGGGGCGTTCGTCGTGACCGCGACCGGCGAGGACACCGAGGTGGGCGCCATCGCGCGCCAGCTGGCCGACACGGAGGAGACCGAGACGCCGCTGCAGGCCGAGCTCGACGACCTCGGACGGACGCTGGGGCTGGGCGTCGTCGGGCTGGCGGCGCTGGTCGTTCCCCTGCTCTGGCTCCGCGGCGTCGAGCCGCTACAGACGGCGCTGACGGCGATATCGCTGGCCGTCGCGGCCGTCCCGGAGGGACTCCCGGCCGTCGTGACGCTGACGCTCGCGCTGGGCGTCCGGCGGATGGCCGACGAGAACGCCCTCGTGCGTCGGTTGCCCGCGGTCGAAGCCCTGGGCGCCGTCGACGTGGTCTGTACCGACAAGACGGGTACGCTCACCGAAGGGCGGATGGCGGTCAGCCGGCTGTGGGTCGACGACGGCGTCGTCGACTTCGACGCGGTGGCCGCCGCGGAGGGCGAGGGGACGGCCGCCGCGAACGGCGGCGCGACGGCGGCGACCGACCCCGTCGAGAGCGGGGCGGCGACGGAACGCGACCGCGTCGACCTGCTCTTGCGTGCGGGCGCACTCTGCAACGACGCGACCGCTGAGGAGGGCGACCCGACCGAGCGGGCGCTCGTCGCGGCCGCCGAGGACCGTGGCTTCGACGTGGCCGCGCTCCGCGAGGGGCACCCCAGGACCGACGAGATCCCCTTCTCCTCCGAACGCAAGTGGATGGGGACGGTCCACGGCGACCGCGCCTACGTCAAGGGGGCGCCGGAGGTGGTCGTCGAGAAGTGCTCGCGCGTGCTGACCGACGACGGTCCGGACGAGCTGGACGAGGCGGGCGCCGAGCGAGTCCGCGAGCGGACCCGCGCGTTCGCCGACGACGCGCTGCGCGTGCTCGCGGTCGCCTACACCGAGGACGGTCGGGGGTTCGACGCCGATGGCGAGGGGGGACTCGACGGCGCCGACGACCTGGACGACCTGGTGTTCGTCGGCCTGATCGGGATGCTCGACCCGCCCCGCGAGGAAGTGGCCGACGCCGTCGCGCGGACCCGGCGGGCGGGCATCGACGTGAAGATGATCACCGGCGACAACGTCCGGACCGCGGCGGCCATCGGCGCGGAACTCGGGCTGGGCGGCGACGTGGTCGACGGTCGGGAGATCGAGGGGCTGAGCGACGACGAACTCCGCGAACGGGTCGGCGAGGTCGACGTGTTCGCGCGTGCCTCCCCGGAGCACAAGGTCCGTGTGTTGCGCGCGTTGCAGGCGAACGGCCGCACCGTGGCGATGACCGGCGACGGCGTCAACGACGCGCCGGCGCTGAAAAACGCCGACGTTGGCGTCGCGATGGGCGTCCGCGGGACGGACGTGGCCAAACAGGCCAGCGACGTGGTCCTGCTCGACGACAACTACGCGACCATCGCGCGGGCGGTCCAGCGCGGTCGAGCCATCTTCGACAACATCTGGAAGTTCGTCGCCTACCTGCTGAGCGCCAACGTCGCCGAGGTCGCGATCGTCTTCCTCGCGTCGCTCGGCGGGTATCTCGTCCTCCCGGCGGTTCAACTGCTGTGGATCAACCTGCTGACCGACGGGCTGCCCGCGCTGGCGCTGGGGGCCGACCCCGAGAGCGGCGACGTGATGGAGCGGCCGCCGCGCGAACCCGACAGGGGCATCGTCGACCGGCCGATGCTCGGGCTCGTCGGCGGCACGGGAGCGGTGACGACCGCCGTCATGCTCGGGCTGCTGGCCCTCCTGCTCGACGGCGCCGGCGAGGTGGACGCCTACGTCCGGACGATGATCTTCACCGCGTTCGTCGTTCTGGAGTTCGGGAAGCTGTTCGTCGTCCGCTGGCTGCGGGAGACGCCGACGCTGTCGAACCGCTGGCTGTTCGCCGCCGTCGCGGGCTCGCTGGCCCTGCAGCTGGCCGTCCTGTACAGCCCGCTGGCCGCGTACTTCGACACGGTCGCGCTCGGTGTCGGCGACTGGGGGACCATCGCCGGCGTCTTCGCGGTCACGCTCCCGGCGTACCTGCTCGTGGCCGTGGGCGTCCGGCGCCTGCGCGACCCGAACGGGACGGCGGACGCGGCCCCGGAGACGGGGCCGGGCGGCGCGTAA
- a CDS encoding helix-turn-helix domain-containing protein — protein sequence MAITTEFILSSPVLPLVSITERLPPNEIECTHALCLQSDVRMFIVQIDPDDDVAEAELVALDEIEETTVLGETSEKVVYKLTVDIDESVSAAFDPERIDGAPVEPTTITPEGWHERKVFTDFEAFTEFRESCEDNGISFDLLSMTPDPSQADEVSQDGLTDRQREALTLAISRGYYESPRQVTTEALAEEMGISQPSLSGLLRRAERRVLTASLDTRVTLNTLS from the coding sequence ATGGCGATCACCACCGAATTCATTCTCAGCTCGCCCGTACTCCCACTCGTCAGTATCACTGAGCGACTCCCACCGAACGAGATTGAATGCACCCACGCACTCTGTCTCCAGTCAGACGTTCGGATGTTCATCGTTCAGATCGACCCCGACGACGATGTTGCCGAAGCGGAACTCGTCGCGCTTGACGAGATCGAGGAGACGACCGTGCTCGGAGAGACGAGCGAAAAAGTCGTCTACAAACTCACTGTCGACATCGACGAGTCGGTCTCTGCGGCGTTCGATCCGGAACGCATCGACGGGGCGCCCGTCGAACCGACGACCATCACGCCGGAGGGGTGGCACGAACGAAAGGTGTTCACGGACTTCGAGGCGTTTACCGAGTTCCGCGAGAGCTGTGAGGACAACGGGATCTCTTTCGACCTGCTCTCGATGACCCCCGATCCATCGCAGGCCGATGAAGTGTCACAGGACGGGCTGACGGACCGACAGCGAGAGGCGCTCACACTCGCAATCTCTCGTGGGTACTACGAGAGTCCCCGTCAGGTCACGACGGAAGCTCTCGCCGAGGAGATGGGTATCTCCCAGCCCTCTCTGTCCGGCCTCCTCCGCAGAGCAGAGCGCCGAGTGCTCACCGCCTCGCTCGATACTCGGGTTACCTTAAACACCCTCTCCTGA
- a CDS encoding SDR family NAD(P)-dependent oxidoreductase: MPSTAESGCDGQVWFITGASRGMGREFATAALEAGHAVVATGREIDAVAEAVGESEDLLVAELDVTEPEDAESAAQAALDRFGRIDVLVNNAGVSYKGFFEEMEIAEIRHQLEVNLFGAMRVTRAVLPVMRDQRSGHVVSISSGAGLRGFGFSSAYAASKHGLEGWMDALHDEIEPFGIDTTVVNPGWFRTTLHSDRSMPFTDPAIDDYDERRAEQIEWWGKQGGQQPNDPAELADALVEIAAEDDPPRRFVAGEDAVELAEGKAAGLREQVDAYRDRSTSMRYDT; encoded by the coding sequence ATGCCATCAACGGCTGAGTCCGGGTGTGACGGACAGGTCTGGTTCATTACGGGTGCGAGCCGCGGTATGGGTCGTGAATTCGCCACAGCCGCTTTGGAAGCAGGACACGCTGTCGTGGCCACCGGCCGGGAGATCGACGCCGTGGCCGAGGCCGTCGGCGAGTCCGAGGATCTTCTGGTCGCGGAGTTGGACGTTACCGAGCCCGAAGACGCCGAGTCGGCAGCGCAGGCGGCCCTGGATCGGTTCGGCCGGATCGACGTGCTGGTCAACAACGCCGGCGTCTCGTACAAGGGCTTTTTCGAAGAGATGGAGATAGCGGAGATCAGACACCAACTGGAAGTGAATCTCTTCGGAGCGATGCGTGTCACCCGCGCTGTCCTCCCGGTCATGCGCGACCAGCGGTCTGGGCACGTCGTCTCCATTTCCTCGGGCGCGGGGCTACGGGGGTTCGGGTTCAGTTCGGCCTACGCCGCCTCGAAGCACGGGCTCGAGGGGTGGATGGACGCACTCCACGACGAGATCGAACCCTTCGGCATCGATACGACCGTTGTCAACCCGGGGTGGTTCCGAACGACCCTCCATTCTGACCGATCGATGCCGTTCACTGACCCCGCGATCGACGACTACGACGAGCGACGCGCGGAGCAGATCGAATGGTGGGGGAAACAGGGTGGCCAACAGCCCAACGACCCGGCCGAACTCGCCGACGCGCTGGTCGAGATCGCTGCCGAGGACGACCCGCCGCGCCGGTTCGTCGCCGGTGAAGACGCGGTCGAACTCGCCGAGGGGAAAGCCGCCGGACTTCGCGAGCAGGTCGACGCGTATCGCGACCGTTCGACGTCGATGAGGTACGACACGTGA
- a CDS encoding MFS transporter gives MSDSEIGTATATEPSTARQQAIDSARSWLLVALGVCMLTTIWGVIFTFTVYAGRLSTAFDLTGLQASSVFSITTAVFLVSGGVFGVVAARFPLRPVVAAAGVGLAVAAAGLGAVDSYVGVIAAFALLGTAGGTAFIVVVSLVPQWFDAHEGTAMGITMAGNGLGVLIVPFAWLWLFDRVDFPTAFAAVAGAAAVVVILSSLVFRRPPGHSETTSTVGVDWLRRRLADRSFVGAALGYGLLWGWYYVLSSQLVDILTGNGVDAAVAAGAFGIVGGVSIVARVGGGFVGDRLGARNVFAACVALTAACVLVLPAVGSRPALYAVLVGFGIGNGTLAALWSPIVLTRFGSENATATVGLLNTSTAGAAFLSPLAISALRGVTGGYTVPLVALALVTAVGVALFHWGTAPASERGVLERAFRIASD, from the coding sequence GTGAGCGACTCGGAGATAGGGACCGCGACTGCAACCGAGCCGTCAACCGCACGCCAACAGGCCATCGACTCCGCGCGGAGCTGGCTGCTCGTCGCGCTGGGCGTCTGCATGCTCACCACCATCTGGGGCGTCATATTCACGTTCACCGTCTACGCGGGTCGGCTCTCGACCGCGTTCGACCTCACTGGGCTACAGGCCTCGTCGGTCTTCTCGATCACGACGGCGGTGTTTCTGGTCTCGGGCGGCGTCTTCGGCGTAGTCGCCGCGCGATTCCCGCTGCGGCCGGTCGTCGCGGCCGCCGGTGTCGGTCTGGCGGTCGCCGCCGCCGGACTCGGGGCCGTCGACTCGTACGTCGGCGTCATCGCCGCGTTCGCGCTGCTCGGGACGGCCGGCGGCACGGCGTTCATCGTCGTCGTCTCGCTGGTCCCCCAGTGGTTCGACGCCCACGAGGGTACCGCGATGGGCATCACGATGGCCGGCAACGGGCTCGGCGTACTCATCGTCCCGTTCGCGTGGCTCTGGCTGTTCGACCGCGTGGACTTTCCCACCGCCTTCGCCGCCGTCGCCGGCGCGGCCGCGGTGGTCGTCATCCTGTCGAGTCTCGTCTTCCGGCGACCGCCCGGCCACTCCGAGACGACGAGCACTGTCGGCGTCGACTGGCTGCGCCGGCGGCTCGCCGACAGATCCTTCGTCGGCGCGGCGCTCGGCTACGGCTTGCTGTGGGGCTGGTACTACGTCCTCTCCTCACAACTGGTCGACATCCTCACGGGGAACGGCGTCGACGCCGCCGTCGCGGCGGGCGCGTTCGGGATCGTCGGTGGTGTCAGCATCGTCGCCCGCGTCGGCGGTGGCTTCGTCGGCGACCGCCTCGGGGCGCGCAACGTGTTCGCGGCCTGTGTCGCGCTCACCGCCGCGTGCGTCCTCGTGCTCCCGGCAGTCGGGTCGCGACCGGCGCTGTACGCCGTGCTGGTCGGCTTCGGTATCGGCAACGGGACCCTCGCCGCGCTCTGGTCACCGATCGTCCTCACGCGATTCGGTTCCGAGAACGCAACGGCGACCGTCGGCCTCCTCAACACCTCGACCGCCGGTGCGGCCTTCCTCTCGCCGCTCGCGATCAGCGCGCTTCGCGGCGTCACGGGCGGCTACACCGTCCCGCTCGTCGCCCTGGCGCTCGTCACCGCGGTCGGCGTCGCGCTCTTCCATTGGGGGACCGCCCCGGCGAGCGAACGGGGGGTACTTGAACGGGCTTTCAGGATAGCATCGGACTGA